The genomic DNA ACGACTGGCGCTTGTCGAGCTGATCAACTCCCACCTGCACAACACGTTCCAAAACACCTTCCCGGCCGGAATCGCTGTTCTGAAGCCGTTTCCTAAATATACGACAGCCCTCGTTGAGCCCTCCTTGCGACTGGCGAAAGCCCTCGCCCAATGTCCCACCTCTCCGATGCCGTCCTCCTGCCCGCCAAGCAATCAGAAGTGCCACCCGTGTAGTCCAGACAAGTCAATGGTTATTACCCAACCTTCTATGTACAAGAACACGTCTCAGCTTTTCACGATCGGCACTCTTCCCCACCCGTACACCCTTGTCAGCCTACAGAACAACACCGAAGAAGTCACGAGCCGGTATATTCGCCGCGAAACTGAACGCGACGCATGGCTGAAGGAAGTGACCAGTACTGTTGCGGACAGCGAGCTTGGAGGATCTTCAAGGGCAGTGATCCTGAAAGAAGCTGTCGCAAGTGATTCCGCGATGGGCACCTCCCTGTGGATGACGGTCGAATCTCTGCCAGCGGAGGCTGGCCAGGCTCTTCCATCCACACTTCTGGATGAATTCGAATGGCAATTCGGATTCAAGATTCCCCGAAATGGTAATGTCGACCAGAAGAACGAAGGAAAAGCCAAGGAATCCATGCAACACGCAAACCCCAGTGAGCAGGGAATTGAACGTGAATACGATCTTCTCCAAAAGGCCCGCGATGCTATCaaggacaagaagaacaaccgAGTACATATCAAGGACATGGCTGAAGCATGGAACCTGGCGGACACTGAGGTGTGGCGGTTTGTGCGGGCGTATCGGTTCGTGTCCTATTCCACTCTAAATAAACATTTTTGCTAACTAGGTATACAGGGCCCGGAGCGTCGTTGAGCGCAAGCGATGGGAGGACGAAGAAAAGGACTTTGTAGGAGCTAGGCTGAAAGAGTAAACATTGCATCCTCCCGTTGCTATGGCGTATTTCTATGCATTTATCACTTTTTTTCGGGATTCGTTCTTCTATTTCGATGTTGATGTAGAATTGTTATTCGGGTACGGAGCATATGGGTCGGCGTTATATATTGAACTGGGAAGAATAGACATGACTTCTAAATATTTGGTGCTTATATCGGCGGACCGTCGTTGGCCGTCGGATAGTGGCGATCCCCGTGATCTTTGCGGGGAAGAGGCGATAAGGCCTTATCAGTGCCTGTATATAAGTTCCCCTCGCGTGATGTGGCCAGCATGACTGCGTCTCTTGCTTAGTTTGCTGTCCACTTCTTTTCATCTCTTAAAGACCTCTTTCTCTCATCGAAAGAGACGCATGGTCACGAGGATAGCATTCTCTTACTGCTAGCTAGCAGCTCCATTTGGATACCTACCACTATCAGCATCAAAGTGGACAACATCTATCACCATGTCTCCCGGAATCACAGAGACTGTGGTCCCCAGCAAAGCCACGACCCTCACTCATCTTACCGAAGGATGGGACGACACTCTCCGATTTTACCTAAACGGCACGAGAGTCACGCTAGACTCGATCGACCCCGAAGTTACACTACTCGAATATCTGAGAGGCATTGGGCTGAAAGGCACCAAGTTAGGCTGTGCGGAGGGAGGTTGTGGAGCATGCACTGTAGTATGTTCATCCACGCCGTCTCTGTGAAAAGAGAGAGCATCCAGCTAAGGATCGAAACAGGTTGTCTCGCATTTCAACCCAACGACCAAGAAAATCTACCATGCCTCCATCAACGCTTGTCTTGCGCCTTTGGTTAGTGTCGATGGGAAACATGTTATAACAATCGAGGGGATTGGGAGTATCAAGAACCCTCATGCTGTGCAGCAACGGATCGCGGTGGGAAATGGAAGTCAGTGCGGGTTCTGTACGCCAGGGATTGTCATGGTGCGTTATCCATATGTAGCGTGTGATATTTTGCAGGATGCTCATACGCGTATAGAGTCTCTACGCCCTCCTGCGTAACAACCCGAAGCCGTCGGAACTTGCCGTTGAAGAAGCTTTTGATGGAAACCTTTGCCGGTGCACCGGATACCGGCCTATCTTGGACGCAGCCCAGAGCTTCAATACATCGAATATTTGTGGGAAAGCGACTGCAAATGGCGGAGGTGGCTGTTGTATGGAGAAACAGAACGGTTCATGCTGCGAAGAGCACCCGGAGACCCACGGTGAAAATGGCAGTTCGGCGAAATTTTCACCACCGGATTTCATCCCTTACAGCCCAGACACGGAATTAATATTCCCTTCGGCTCTACGGAAACATGAATTTCGACCACTGGCATTGGGCAACAAACGAAAGAAGTGGTATCGACCTGCTACATTGGAACAGCTCCTGGAAATAAAGAGCGTTCATCCTACAGCAAAGCTCATCGGCGGGAGCACTGAGACACAGATCGAGACTAAGTTTAAGGCTTTGCGGTATAATCCCTCCGTCTACGTGGGCGATATTATCGAACTGCGCCAGTACTCCTTTCAAGACGACCACTTGGAGATCGGCGCCAACGTGTCTCTGACCGACCTCGACGATATCTGCGAAGAAGCCCTGGAAAGATATGGCCCTGTTCGGGGCCAGCCCTTCAACGCCATCAAGAAACAGCTCCGTTACTTCGCCGGGAGGCAAATTCGGAATGTCGCATCTCCGGCTGGAAATTTGGCTACCGCGTCGCCCATTTCAGATCTAAACCCAGTTTTTGTCGCAACGAATACGGTCTTGACTGCCAAGTCACTGGGTAAAGAGACAGACCTACCGATGAGCGAATTCTTCAAAGGGTACCGAACGACCGCTCTTCCTCCGGACGCTATTATTGCCAGTCTACGCATTCCAATCTCGCAGGCAAAAGGGGAATATATCCGTGCTTACAAGCAGTCAAAAAGaaaggatgatgatattgccATTGTCAACGCCGCTCTACGCGTATCACTCTCGCCCACGAACGATGTCACAGGCGTGAACTTGGTTTTCGGAGGTCTAGCCCCGATGACTGTCTCTGCGAAGAATGCAGAAACTTTCTTAAACGGAAAAAGGTTCACCAGCCCTGCTACCTTGGAGGGTACCATGGGTGCCCTAGAGAGGGACTTTGATCTGAAGTTTGGAGTTCCGGGCGGTATGGCTACGTATCGCAGGTCTCTTGCTTTGGGTTTCTTTTACCGATTCTACCATGACGTCCTCCGCGAGCTCAATGTCTGTGCCGCTGATCTTGATGAGGACGTGGTCGCTGAAATCGAGAGAGCTATTTCTTCTGGGAAGAAGGATCAGGAGTCATCAGTGGCTTATGAACAAAACACCCTTGGGAAATCTACACCTCACGTCTCGGCGATGAAACAAGCCACTGGTGAGGCTCAATATACCGACGACATCCCTGCGCAGCAGAACGAGCTATACGGTTGCCTTGTCATCTCAGCTAAAGCTCATGCCAAGATTCTTAATGTTGACGCATCCGCGGCTTTGGATATGCCAGGTGCCCACTATTTCGTCACGCATAAGGACTTGCCCAGCCCAGAAGCCAATTGGTGGGGCGCTCCAGTATCCGATGAGCAGTTCTTTGCAGTGGACAAGGTTACTACCGCCGGCCAGCCTATCGGCATGATCCTTGCAAGCTCAGCGAAGGCTGCTGAAGATGCTTCCAGGGCTGTCAAAGTCGAATACGAGGATTTGCCGGCAATCCTGACCATTGAGGAGGCAATTGAAGCGAAATCGTTCTTTGGCCATGACCATTCCATCAAAAATGGTGATACCGATTCTGCTTTCAAACAAGCGGACCATGTCTTTACGGGGGTGTCGAGGATGGGTGGCCAGGAGCACTTTTATCTGGAAACACAGGCTTGTGTGGCCATTCCGAAGCTCGAGGATGGTGAAATGGAGGTCTGGAGTAGTACTCAGAACCCTACCGAGACGTAAGTTTGCGCCCAGCTCTTGAAATTGGAACAAGTTAACATCCTCATAGACAAGCATACGTTGCTCAGGTTACCGGCGTTGCTGAGAATAAGATTGTTTCTAGAGTCAAGCGACTCGGTGGTGGTTTCGGCGGTAAAGAAACGCGCTCCGTTCTGCTCGCTGGTATATGCGCCACAGCAGCTGCAAAGGCTAGGCGACCGGTTCGATGCATGCTCAACCGCGATGAAGATATTGCCGTCTCAGGACAGCGTCATCCGTTCCTCTGCCAATGGAAGGTGGGGGTGGCCAAAGATGGAAAGCTTCTTGCACTTGACGCAGATGTCTTTGCCAATGGTGGCAATACGCAAGATCTCTCTGCCGCGGTTGTAGATAGAAGTTTGTCGCATATTGACAACGTTTACAACTTTCCAAATGTCAATGTTCGGGGTCGCATTTGCAAGACCAACACGGTATCCAACACCGCATTCCGTGGATTTGGAGGTCCCCAGGGGCTTTTCTTCGCGGAATGCATTGTGGAAGAAGTCGCGGATTATCTAAATATCCCCGTGGAGAAGTTACGGGAGAAGAACATGTATCAACCTGGTGACAAGACTCATTTCAACCAGGAGCTCAAGGATTGGCATGTTCCGCTTATGTACAAGCAAGTCCTGGAAGAGAGCTCCTACAAAGAACGCCGGAAAGCCGTGGAAGAATACAACAAGAACCACAGATGGTCGAAACGCGGCATGGCTATCATCCCAACCAAGTTCGGCATCTCCTTCACTGCTACATTCCTGAACCAGGCAGGAGCACTAGTACACATCTACCGTGATGGAAGCGTGCTCGTCGCCCACGGCGGTGTCGAAATGGGCCAGGGCCTACACACCAAAATGATAATGATAGCAGCAGAAGCTCTTCAAGTGCCCCAATCTGACGTCTTCATCTCAGAAACCGCTACAAACACAGTTGCCAACACATCGCCCACAGCCGCCTCCGCTAGTTCCGACCTAAATGGCTACGCCATCTTCAATGCTTGCGAGCAACTCAACCAACGCCTCCAACCCTACCGCAAGAAAATGCCCAATGCCAGCTTAAAAGACCTCGCCAACGCAGCGTACTTCGACCGCGTCAACCTCTCCGCGCAAGGCTACTACCGCACCCCCGACATCGGCTACGTCTGGGGCGAGAACACAGGCCAGATGTTTTTCTACTTCACGCAAGGCGTAACAGCGGCAGAAGTCCAAATTGACACTCTAACAGGCGACTGGACAGTCTTGCGGGCCGATATCAAAATGGACGTCGGCCAATCCATCAATCCCGCCGTCGACTACGGCCAAATCGAAGGCGCTTTTATCCAAGGCCAGGGCCTCTTCACGACCGAAGAAAGCCTCTGGCACAGAGCAACCGGCCAAATCGCCACCAAGGGTCCCGGGAACTACAAAATCCCTGGCTTCCGCGATATCCCGCAGGTCTTCAACGTGAGTCTGCTCAAGGACGTGGAGTGGGAAAATCTACGGACGATCCAGCGCTCGCGGGGTGTTGGCGAGCCGCCGCTTTTTATGGGGAGTGCGGTTTTCTTTGGGATTAGGGATGCGCTCAAGGCGGCGAGGAGGGAGTGGGGGGTTAGTGAggtgttgaggttgaggagtcCGGCGACGCCGGAGAGGATTAGGGTTAGTTGTGTGGATCCGATCATTGAGAGGGTGAGGGTTGTTccggagaaggaggagaagagctTTTTTGTTGAGATTTAGTATTTTGATATGTCGGCGTTGTATCTTGTCTTGGAAATGATTATCATTAACCTTGAACTTAGTTAGGGGTAGCATTCATTTCGAACGTATCCATTTTGAATCAAGACCACAACATTAAACCATATCTAAGAGGTATTTTCAAGTACAAAACAGCAGCTTCATGTAATGCAAATCAAAGAAAATGAGACACAGTCTCACAAGTTAGAAACACAAACCGACGCTGAGAGAAGCGATCAACGCTCCACAAAACCCCCCAAATCCCCATTCACATCATTACAAGCCATACGACTTATCAAGCTTCTCATCGGGATACACATTTTCATCCACAACCGCTACACCAGCAGATGCCCCCTTCACACCTGCACCCGCGCCCACACTAGCTTCATACCTCGGCGCGGGCTGACCAGACCCATAATCCCGTCCAACCGGATCAAGCTCCCTAACCCCAGCACCATCCGCACCCCCACTCGCGTTCAAATTCGGCATCGCCGtcaacggcacatcaaagaACCCATCCGGCCCCGGCCCAGACCCCGCATTCGGATTCGGACCCGGACTCAATGACGGCAAGCCACCGCCCTCACCACGATTCTTCTCACGCATGAAGAACAAAAACACCGCGCGGAAGATACCCATCAGCGCAACAAGGACCCAAATCAGCACGACGACAGCGGAGATGATTGCTTCCGTTTTGATTTCCTCTTCGATCTTGTTGACTACCCGCGCGACGACAGATGTGATCTTATCGGCTGTGTCGTCGCCTGCGTCCGTCAGGAAACTAGCCCCCGAGTCCCCCGAGTCGATACTTTCCTGTGCGCCGCGGGAGAGCGTATCGTTCGGGATGAGCGGGAAGTCGATATGCGCGTGGTCATGCACCCATGTAAGACCCTTTTGGATACCCGCGACTTTCAAGCCGATGAGACACTCGTAGACGTCCATGATGGGTTCGTAGAGGAGGGTATCGCCGAAGGTATCATTCAGGACGCCCGTTGTTTTATCGACGAAGGTGTTTAGCGTATCGTTGACGGCCGTGGTGCTGGTATTCACCCAGCCGAAGACGTCGTTGTTGATGTCGGAGCTAACGTCTGCGATGGCGCCGTTGGCGCCATTGGCCCATGACGCTGAGGTGTTCTGAAGCGAGTCGACGACTTCGTCTGCGAAGTCGCCGACTTCGGAGGTTAGCTCGGGGACGGTCTTCTGGACCGCGCGCAGGAGCAGGAACTGGCAGAGGCAGGAGAAGAGACCCGCGATGCCTAggcagaggacgaggagggctGGCGGGGATGTTGCGTAGGCGACGGCCCAGCGGACGAGGGTCTGGCGACGGCTGTTGCTGGACCAGCTTGCTGCTTTGATGCCTGCGCCTGCGGTGTAGGGGCGGGAGACGATGTAGACGACGTCCATTGGGTCGTGGGCTTCTTTGCGGACGAGCTGGGAGCGGTCTCTCATAGTGCGCCAGCGGCGGATTTCGGACCATGCGACTGGGACGCAGAAGAGGACGGCTAGGATGACCAGGACGGCGACAAAGATCTttttggcggtggtggctaGGTCGCCGATGCCGG from Aspergillus chevalieri M1 DNA, chromosome 1, nearly complete sequence includes the following:
- a CDS encoding putative xanthine dehydrogenase HxA (COG:F;~EggNog:ENOG410PHQC;~InterPro:IPR036683,IPR008274,IPR005107,IPR036318, IPR037165,IPR001041,IPR006058,IPR002888,IPR000674, IPR016208,IPR002346,IPR036884,IPR016166,IPR036856, IPR036010;~PFAM:PF02738,PF03450,PF00111,PF00941,PF01799, PF01315;~go_function: GO:0005506 - iron ion binding [Evidence IEA];~go_function: GO:0009055 - electron transfer activity [Evidence IEA];~go_function: GO:0016491 - oxidoreductase activity [Evidence IEA];~go_function: GO:0046872 - metal ion binding [Evidence IEA];~go_function: GO:0050660 - flavin adenine dinucleotide binding [Evidence IEA];~go_function: GO:0051536 - iron-sulfur cluster binding [Evidence IEA];~go_function: GO:0051537 - 2 iron, 2 sulfur cluster binding [Evidence IEA];~go_function: GO:0071949 - FAD binding [Evidence IEA];~go_process: GO:0055114 - oxidation-reduction process [Evidence IEA]); translated protein: MSPGITETVVPSKATTLTHLTEGWDDTLRFYLNGTRVTLDSIDPEVTLLEYLRGIGLKGTKLGCAEGGCGACTVVVSHFNPTTKKIYHASINACLAPLVSVDGKHVITIEGIGSIKNPHAVQQRIAVGNGSQCGFCTPGIVMSLYALLRNNPKPSELAVEEAFDGNLCRCTGYRPILDAAQSFNTSNICGKATANGGGGCCMEKQNGSCCEEHPETHGENGSSAKFSPPDFIPYSPDTELIFPSALRKHEFRPLALGNKRKKWYRPATLEQLLEIKSVHPTAKLIGGSTETQIETKFKALRYNPSVYVGDIIELRQYSFQDDHLEIGANVSLTDLDDICEEALERYGPVRGQPFNAIKKQLRYFAGRQIRNVASPAGNLATASPISDLNPVFVATNTVLTAKSLGKETDLPMSEFFKGYRTTALPPDAIIASLRIPISQAKGEYIRAYKQSKRKDDDIAIVNAALRVSLSPTNDVTGVNLVFGGLAPMTVSAKNAETFLNGKRFTSPATLEGTMGALERDFDLKFGVPGGMATYRRSLALGFFYRFYHDVLRELNVCAADLDEDVVAEIERAISSGKKDQESSVAYEQNTLGKSTPHVSAMKQATGEAQYTDDIPAQQNELYGCLVISAKAHAKILNVDASAALDMPGAHYFVTHKDLPSPEANWWGAPVSDEQFFAVDKVTTAGQPIGMILASSAKAAEDASRAVKVEYEDLPAILTIEEAIEAKSFFGHDHSIKNGDTDSAFKQADHVFTGVSRMGGQEHFYLETQACVAIPKLEDGEMEVWSSTQNPTETQAYVAQVTGVAENKIVSRVKRLGGGFGGKETRSVLLAGICATAAAKARRPVRCMLNRDEDIAVSGQRHPFLCQWKVGVAKDGKLLALDADVFANGGNTQDLSAAVVDRSLSHIDNVYNFPNVNVRGRICKTNTVSNTAFRGFGGPQGLFFAECIVEEVADYLNIPVEKLREKNMYQPGDKTHFNQELKDWHVPLMYKQVLEESSYKERRKAVEEYNKNHRWSKRGMAIIPTKFGISFTATFLNQAGALVHIYRDGSVLVAHGGVEMGQGLHTKMIMIAAEALQVPQSDVFISETATNTVANTSPTAASASSDLNGYAIFNACEQLNQRLQPYRKKMPNASLKDLANAAYFDRVNLSAQGYYRTPDIGYVWGENTGQMFFYFTQGVTAAEVQIDTLTGDWTVLRADIKMDVGQSINPAVDYGQIEGAFIQGQGLFTTEESLWHRATGQIATKGPGNYKIPGFRDIPQVFNVSLLKDVEWENLRTIQRSRGVGEPPLFMGSAVFFGIRDALKAARREWGVSEVLRLRSPATPERIRVSCVDPIIERVRVVPEKEEKSFFVEI
- the prm1 gene encoding pheromone-regulated protein PRM1 (BUSCO:EOG09261VUC;~COG:U;~EggNog:ENOG410PJR3;~InterPro:IPR026777;~TransMembrane:5 (o48-66i121-140o314-332i386-411o596-622i);~go_component: GO:0043332 - mating projection tip [Evidence IEA];~go_process: GO:0032220 - plasma membrane fusion involved in cytogamy [Evidence IEA]), with translation MGRTIFPLLPPYGAQDPNHGHIVPSNPDGITPYLGLKSRLSQVWLNRWTILLLLVLARVLIAVGGLETDMGSAKREALSACTSVESMGSAMASMPHYSSRGVNELTASSVEAAVRGLKSTLMLMVTGVEEIILFIIKVMYQTYLCLITMAVRGTVDVGVGLLKDATSFLNSTVKEVGHDIASAVNTFEDGLNKFLDTVNSVASAFGGSVPDLNISSSIDKLENAQLPSSINEGLDKINSSIPTFAEVQNFTENVLRWPFEEVKKLMNESLGTYEFNRSVLPVPAKEKMHFCDGNDGINSFFAGIGDLATTAKKIFVAVLVILAVLFCVPVAWSEIRRWRTMRDRSQLVRKEAHDPMDVVYIVSRPYTAGAGIKAASWSSNSRRQTLVRWAVAYATSPPALLVLCLGIAGLFSCLCQFLLLRAVQKTVPELTSEVGDFADEVVDSLQNTSASWANGANGAIADVSSDINNDVFGWVNTSTTAVNDTLNTFVDKTTGVLNDTFGDTLLYEPIMDVYECLIGLKVAGIQKGLTWVHDHAHIDFPLIPNDTLSRGAQESIDSGDSGASFLTDAGDDTADKITSVVARVVNKIEEEIKTEAIISAVVVLIWVLVALMGIFRAVFLFFMREKNRGEGGGLPSLSPGPNPNAGSGPGPDGFFDVPLTAMPNLNASGGADGAGVRELDPVGRDYGSGQPAPRYEASVGAGAGVKGASAGVAVVDENVYPDEKLDKSYGL